From Fibrobacter sp. UWEL, a single genomic window includes:
- a CDS encoding glycosyl hydrolase codes for MNTCRTLLSFGLALAVSSYAAQYEAESATLSGTAQTASDGGASGSSYVQMQSGNITFTNIQASSAGKYNLKIRYKAGDYKENDISVNSASAGTVSFAATSSWSEVSTVISLKAGTNTIAIVKSWGWIDVDYIDVSAYESVAFNISADPVTPNATDGAKKIYSFLRENFGKKTISGIMTGSMDGYTKGADFRTHEDPKNVYTRSGKYPALVGVDFLFATGPNASGSWQTEYTEKGLSLAKDLWSRGGIPAFTWHWKDPLDQKDAFYIQSAAGSNEYTDFDYSTAFKSGTTEWDTNSEAYKGIIADIDHIADYFLELQTAGVAAIFRPLHEAGGKWFWWSINSGAQFAALYRLVYDRMVNVKGVKNLIWVFNPESGTVYDWDPGSEYYDIISIDIYNTDNDYSSNSAAFEKFKAATNNKKMVALTENGPLPDVNNMHSDEAVWSWWMVWYGSWNGKWPGQTSNDVWKNNMEDNRIITFEDMPGWGSFTPAIESSSSEPVAESSSSVEHTLRLVKDLELNGSSKITGIFDLNGHYMGSEGAMSKLPQGRYIVRSQKAGHTVNTLYIKK; via the coding sequence GGCGGCGCCTCCGGTTCCAGCTACGTTCAAATGCAGTCTGGAAACATCACTTTTACAAACATCCAGGCAAGCTCAGCGGGAAAATACAACCTGAAGATTCGCTACAAGGCAGGCGATTACAAGGAAAACGACATCTCCGTAAACAGCGCCAGTGCAGGAACAGTTAGCTTTGCCGCAACTTCCAGCTGGAGCGAAGTTTCCACGGTGATAAGCCTCAAGGCCGGCACCAACACTATTGCAATCGTCAAAAGCTGGGGATGGATAGACGTGGACTACATTGACGTAAGCGCTTACGAAAGCGTAGCATTTAACATTAGCGCGGACCCGGTCACGCCCAACGCAACCGATGGCGCTAAAAAGATTTACTCCTTCCTTCGTGAAAACTTCGGCAAGAAAACCATTAGCGGCATCATGACCGGCAGTATGGACGGCTACACCAAGGGCGCAGACTTCCGCACTCACGAAGACCCCAAAAACGTCTACACCCGCAGCGGGAAATACCCTGCCCTGGTCGGCGTGGACTTTTTGTTTGCAACAGGTCCCAACGCATCCGGCTCCTGGCAGACGGAATACACCGAAAAGGGACTTTCCCTGGCCAAGGACTTGTGGAGCAGAGGTGGCATTCCAGCATTCACCTGGCACTGGAAGGATCCTCTGGACCAGAAGGACGCATTCTATATTCAGAGTGCAGCTGGTTCTAACGAATACACCGACTTCGACTATTCCACCGCATTCAAGTCCGGAACCACTGAATGGGACACCAACAGCGAAGCCTACAAGGGCATCATCGCGGACATTGACCACATTGCGGACTACTTCCTGGAATTGCAGACTGCAGGTGTCGCCGCTATTTTCCGCCCCCTTCACGAAGCTGGCGGTAAATGGTTCTGGTGGAGCATCAATAGCGGAGCTCAGTTCGCAGCCCTCTATCGCCTGGTATACGACCGTATGGTCAACGTGAAGGGCGTAAAGAATCTTATCTGGGTATTCAACCCTGAATCCGGCACCGTTTACGACTGGGATCCGGGTAGCGAGTATTACGATATCATATCCATCGACATCTACAACACCGACAACGATTACTCCAGCAACTCCGCTGCATTCGAAAAATTCAAGGCCGCCACCAACAACAAGAAGATGGTCGCCCTGACGGAGAACGGTCCCCTTCCCGATGTGAACAACATGCACAGCGACGAAGCGGTTTGGAGCTGGTGGATGGTGTGGTACGGATCCTGGAACGGGAAATGGCCTGGCCAGACTTCCAATGACGTATGGAAGAACAACATGGAAGATAACCGTATCATCACTTTCGAAGATATGCCAGGCTGGGGAAGTTTCACCCCTGCAATTGAAAGCAGTTCCAGCGAACCTGTTGCAGAATCTAGCAGTTCTGTTGAACACACCTTGCGATTGGTCAAGGACCTTGAATTGAACGGTTCCAGTAAAATCACAGGCATTTTCGACCTGAATGGTCATTACATGGGATCCGAAGGAGCCATGAGCAAGTTACCCCAGGGACGTTATATCGTTCGCTCCCAGAAAGCAGGCCATACCGTTAATACCCTGTACATCAAAAAGTAA